A window of Gambusia affinis linkage group LG03, SWU_Gaff_1.0, whole genome shotgun sequence contains these coding sequences:
- the iqgap2 gene encoding ras GTPase-activating-like protein IQGAP2 encodes MYHEETTVLQRPRYGTIEDDERLSAEQMDERRRQNIAYEYLCHLEEAKRWMEACLDEVLPPTTELEEGLRNGVYLGKLANFFAPKLVSAKKIYDRDQARYKSKGLHFRHTDNTVQWLRAMESVGLPKIFYPETTDVYDRKNMPKVVYCIHALSLYLYKLGIAPQIQDLLGKVAFTEEEISNMRSELEKYGIQMPAFSKIGGILANELSVDEAALHAAVIAINEAVERGQASATMAALKNPNAMLRNTQEVLAQDYQDALKQDKARKRDQSSGRRSSVATEERDVYEELLTQQEIQTCLDHVNTQAAVQKVNEAVLLQDEAALLAALRLEALSLLGVQDANGGWYLEHFTAYIQQKSKNGGRSVVLDKEEIHRIISTCNDFAEAEKRKLEAVARINTAIRLGSAVETVEELLNPEAQLPIVYQSAANLYQAELFNLQLQGGRSGLSHEELSVAVEMLSAVAVLNEVLDTKDPQAVIEQLTDSPLGFTNIEHDNLNRYADMLIEERAETLSKNQEFLTWNDVQKCIDMVNIQVQEEHERIIAIAEINEALNSGDHQQTLAALLLPTAKLTGVNPATSKHYHDVLHYSKHLLCQSSGDESAVLWLDQIQEAILTANQDEEEALTMAGAVAHINKTVEEGDSQKTLQALQIPSAGLRAVHPDCADAYQAELAQRQTANASKGSNDGVWVKHSIKDRYGYFYNLETGQGSWEEPEGFEQKADQLSKEEIQSVVNSVTAEYNREQLWLANESFVTQLQARIRGHLARKKHLQRMEYLRQQEPHVVKIQACFRGYRQRKIYIARINLLQKSVASVVKIQSIVKMWKAKRKYNQRLQFFRDHEKEIVKIQAFLKANKARDDYRTLTGASNPPLAVVRKFVHLLEQSPLDLQEEQEVTQLREEVVTKIRSNQQMEKDLNLMDIKIGLLVKNRITLQDVISHSKKMKNKKNKTSKDDQTAGDGLGIKGLNKGKRRKLEAYQHLFYLLQTIPSYLAKLIFQMPQNKSTKFMDTVIFTLYNYASNQREEYLLLKLFKTALEEEINSKVDQIQDIVTGNPTVIKMVVSFNRGARGHNTLRQLLAPVVKEIIDDKSLGINTNPVDVYKAWVNQLETVTGEASKLPYEVTPEQAMSHKEVRNRLQASSVALRSATDKMLNSIVSSLDNIPYGMRYIAKVLKNSLHEKFPEASEDELLKIVGNLLYYRYMNPAIVAPDGFDIIDMSAGGQLHVDQRRNLGSIAKMLQHAAANKLFEGENEHMTPMNNYISQTYEKFRSFFQAACDVPEPEEKFNVDEYSDMVTLSKPVIYISIEEIINTHSLLLEHLEAISPDQNDLLHELLQDLGDVPDVENLLGEGAVDPDDSNREAALSQLAKTEISLTLTSKFELPEGDDKDLKTLMTKTKKLIVDVIRIQHGETLPEILETPATAPQESEHTKIVQRRADQDAQTPEGLKSSPAVLEDSQLPLEQKKRKILRNLRNLEQAGLVTASNKYQDLINDIAKDIRYQRRYRQRRKAELTKLQQTLTALNSKTDFFQEQMNYYDTYIKTCLDNLNRKNTRRSIKLDSKGEEKGSKKWKPQSLKYTAARLHEKGVILEIEGLQTNQFKNVMFDISPTEEVGDFEVKAKFMGVEMEKVQLHFQDLLQLQYEGVAVMKMFDKAKVNVNLLIFLLNKKFYGK; translated from the exons gtggATGGAGGCCTGCTTAGATGAGGTCTTGCCCCCCACCACTGAACTGGAGGAGGGACTCAGGAATGGAGTTTATTTAGGAAAACTTGCTAATTTTTTTGCCCCTAAACTGGTGTCTGCAAAAAAGATCTATGACAGAGATCAGGCTCGTTATAAG AGCAAAGGGCTACATTTCAGACACACCGACAACACAGTGCAGTGGCTCAGAGCCATGGAGTCAGTGGGGCTTCCTAAG atattttatccAGAAACCACAGATGTGTATGACCGCAAAAACATGCCGAAGGTGGTGTACTGCATACATGCACTGAG CTTGTACTTGTACAAACTGGGGATTGCACCACAGATCCAGGACCTGCTGGGGAAAGTCGCCTTCACAG AGGAGGAGATCAGTAACATGAGAAGTGAACTGGAGAAGTATGGTATTCAGATGCCAGCTTTCAGTAAAATTGGAGGTATTCTGGCCAATGAGCTTTCTGTGGATGAAGCTGCTT TACATGCTGCTGTAATTGCCATCAATGAGGCAGTCGAGAGAGGCCAGGCATCGGCGACAATGGCAGCGTTAAAAAATCCCAACGCAATGCTGAGGAATACGCAGGAAGTTCTGGCTCAAGACTACCAGGATGCACTGAAGCAGGATAAGGCTCGGAAGCGGGATCAGTCATCAGGAAGG CGATCTTCAGTTGCTACAGAAGAAAGAGATGTTTATGAGgagctgctgactcagcaggaAATCCAGACTTGCCTTGATCACGTCAACA CCCAGGCAGCAGTGCAGAAAGTGAATGAAGCCGTGTTGCTCCAGGATGAAGCTGCTCTGTTGGCTGCTCTCAGACTCGAAGCCCTGTCCCTGCTGGGGGTCCAGGATGCAAATGGTGGCTGGTATCTGGAACATTTTACGGCTTACATCCAACAAAAGTCAAAG AATGGAGGGAGGTCGGTAGTCCTGGACAAAGAGGAGATTCACAGAATTATCAGCACCTGCAATGATTTTGCTGAGGCAGAAAAACGAA AACTTGAGGCAGTGGCACGCATCAACACAGCCATTCGTCTGGGCAGTGCTGTGGAGAcggtggaggagctgctgaaccCCGAGGCGCAGCTGCCAATTGTCTACCAGAGTGCTGCAAACTTGTATCAGGCTGAACTGTTCAATTTGCAGCTACAAGGAGGACGG TCTGGACTGAGTCACGAGGAGCTCAGCGTAGCTGTGGAGATGCTGTCGGCTGTCGCGGTTCTAAACGAGGTGCTGGACACTAAAGACCCGCAGGCTGTTATTGAACAGCTAACAGATTCTCCTCTGGGCTTCACAAATATAGAGCATGACAACCTCAACAG gtaTGCTGACATGCTAATTGAAGAGCGAGCCGAGACGCTTTCCAAGAACCAAGAGTTTCTCACTTGGAATGATGTTCAGAAATGCATCGACATGGTTAACATTCAAGTCCAAGAGGAGCATGAAC GTATAATAGCCATTGCAGAGATTAACGAGGCCCTCAACTCAGGAGATCATCAGCAGACTCTTGCAGCTCTGCTTCTCCCTACAGCCAAGCTGACAGGAGTAAACCCAGCCACATCGAAGCACTACCACGATGTTCTTCATTATTCTAAACATCTTCTGTGCCAG AGTTCTGGAGATGAATCTGCAGTGCTCTGGTTGGACCAAATCCAAGAAGCTATCCtaacagccaatcaggacgAAGAAGAAGCCCTCACAA TGGCTGGAGCTGTTGCTCATATTAACAAGACTGTGGAGGAGGGAGACTCCCAGAAGACCTTGCAAGCTTTGCAGATCCCCAGTGCAGGACTGAGAGCGGTGCATCCTGACTGCGCTGACGCATACCAAGCTGAACTGGCTCAGAGACAAACAGCAAATGCTAGTAAAG GCAGCAATGATGGTGTTTGGGTCAAACACAGCATCAAGGACAGATATGGCTACTTCTATAATCTGGAGACGGGGCAGGGCAGCTGGGAGGAGCCTGAAGGATTTGAACAGAAGGCAGATCAACTCAGCAAAGAGGAGATTCAG AGTGTAGTCAACTCTGTGACTGCAGAATATAACCGGGAACAGCTATGGCTCGCAAATGAATCCTTCGTCACCCAGCTGCAGGCGAGGATCAGAGGTCACCTGGCCAGAAAAAAGCATTTGCAGAGAATGGAGTATCTACGCCAACAAGAACCTCATGTAGTTAAAATCCAG gctTGCTTCAGAGGTTATAGACAGAGGAAAATCTACATAGCTCGGATCAATTTGCTTCAGAAAAGTGTTGCATCTGTGGTCAAG attCAGTCTATCGTGAAAATGTGGAAAGCAAAACGCAAGTATAATCAAAGGCTGCAATTCTTCAGAGACCAT gaaaaagaaattgtaaaaatcCAGGCTTTCCTAAAGGCAAACAAAGCAAGAGATGACTACAGAACCCTAA ctgGAGCCAGTAATCCTCCGCTGGCAGTGGTCCGAAAGTTTGTCCATTTGTTGGAGCAGAGCCCCCTGGACCTGCAGGAGGAACAAGAAGTGACTCAACTCAGGGAAGAAGTCGTCACAAAAATCCGCTCTAACCAACAGATGGAGAAGGACTTGAATCTTATGGACATTAAGATCGGACTGCTGGTGAAGAACAGGATCACCTTGCAG GATGTCATCTCGCATAGtaagaaaatgaagaacaagaaaaataaaacaagcaaagatGACCAGACTGCTGGAGATGGACTTGGGATTAAAGGTCTCAATAaaggcaaaagaagaaaactagaAGCTTACCAACATCTCTTTTATCTGCTGCAG ACGATTCCCTCCTACCTGGCCAAACTGATCTTTCAGATGCCTCAAAACAAATCGACAAAATTTATGGACACAGTGATCTTCACTTTGTATAACTATGCTTCTAACCAAAGGGAGGAGTACCTGCTGCTCAAGCTCTTCAAGACCGCACTGGAAGAAGAGATCAA TTCTAAGGTGGATCAGATCCAGGACATAGTGACGGGAAATCCTACAGTCATTAAGATGGTGGTGAGCTTCAACAGAGGGGCACGAGGCCACAACACCCTCAGGCAGCTGCTGGCTCCAGTAGTCAAAGAAATTATTGATGACAAGAGTTTAGGAATCAACACCAATCCTGTGGATGTGTACAAAGCCTGGGTCAACCAGCTGGAGACGGTGACCGGAGAGGCCAG CAAGCTGCCATATGAGGTGACTCCTGAGCAGGCCATGTCCCATAAGGAAGTGCGTAACAGGCTGCAGGCCTCCAGTGTGGCTCTGCGGTCTGCAACAGATAAGATGTTGAACTCCATTGTGTCCTCGCTGGATAATATCCC tTATGGCATGAGATACATAGCAAAGGTTTTGAAGAACAGCCTCCATGAAAAGTTTCCTGAAGCCTCAGAGGATGAGCTGCTGAAG ATTGTGGGAAACCTTCTGTACTACCGCTACATGAACCCGGCCATCGTGGCACCGGATGGCTTTGACATCATCGACATGTCAGCAGGAGGCCAGCTTCACGTCGACCAGCGACGCAACTTGGGATCCATTGCAAAGATGCTGCAGCATGCTGCTGCAAACAAGCTGTTTGAGGGCGAGAATGAACATATGACGCCAATGAACAACTACATATCTCAGACGTACGAGAAGTTTAG GTCATTTTTCCAGGCTGCATGCGACGTTCCTGAACCAGAGGAGAAGTTTAATGTTGATGAATATTCAGACATGGTGACTCTGAGCAAACCAGTCATCTACATCTCAATAGAGGAAATCATCAACACTCATTCG CTGCTTTTGGAACACCTGGAGGCCATCTCTCCAGACCAAAACGACTTGCTGCACGAGCTGCTGCAGGACCTGGGAGATGTGCCTGACGTAGAGAATTTGCTTG GTGAAGGCGCCGTGGACCCAGATGACTCGAACAGAGAAGCGGCTCTGAGTCAGCTGGCAAAGACTGAGATTTCTCTAACGTTAACCAGCAAGTTCGAGCTGCCAGAGGGAGACGACAAAGACTTGAAGACTCTCATGACGAA gaCAAAAAAGCTGATAGTTGACGTGATTCGGATTCAGCATGGAGAGACGTTACCAGAAATACTTGAGACCCCAGCTACTGCACCACAG gAGTCAGAGCATACAAAGATTGTCCAGCGAAGGGCAGACCAGGACGCTCAGACACCAGAGGGACTGAAAAGCAGTCCAGCCGTGTTGGAGGACAGTCAGCTGCCTCTcgagcagaagaagaggaaaatcTTGAGGAATCTCCGTAATCTTGAGCAGGCTGGACTCGTCACCGCCAGTAACAAATACCAAGACCTTATAAACGACATAGCGAAG GACATTCGCTACCAGAGACGCTATAGACAAAGGAGAAAGGCAGAGCTTACGAAGCTTCAGCAAACGCTGACAGCGCTCAACTCCAAAACTGACTTCTTCCAGGAGCAGATGAACTATTACGACACCTACATCAAGACCTGTCTGGATAATCTTAACCGGAA GAATACACGCAGATCCATAAAACTGGACAGCAAAGGGGAAGAAAAGGGCAGTAAGAAGTGGAAGCCACAGTCTCTGAAGTACACGGCGGCCAGACTGCATGAGAAGGGAGTCATCCTGGAGATAGAAGGCCTTCAGACAAACCA GttcaaaaatgtcatgtttgacATTTCTCCCACGGAAGAAGTTGGAGATTTTGAGGTGAAGGCCAAATTTATGGGGGTTGAAATGGAAAAGGTCCAGCTTCATTTCCAG GACCTTCTTCAGCTGCAGTACGAGGGCGTGGCCGTCATGAAGATGTTTGACAAGGCCAAAGTGAATGTTAATTTACTAATCTTCCTTCTCAACAAGAagttttatggaaaataa
- the f2rl2 gene encoding proteinase-activated receptor 3 isoform X1, which translates to MANLLRGLLVCLVVAQTSQVDGNGRMTAPPRSMRGFYDKSNYTNQQLDLSRPSMDPHLDVEPEGSAAVYTTGAISTWIIPSSYILTILVGIPSNTYILAFLRVRLTSKTLSTVVLYLNLALSDLLLVLSLALRVHYHLSGNNWIFGEISCRLITALFFGNVYCSAQTIACISLKRYLAVVKPFLYRRMAKTSLAVWMCVVVCFLYGAAVVPELLVKQSYHIRRLEITTCHDVLPLEEPSHSPLVPYKLILVFLGFLLPFMVCIYTHVAVIYHLEQSSCDWKLFIRVSTMVFIIFLVCFLPSGVLHAAHYIRLFSSGDDTLYGYYRLAVCLCCFHSCLDPFLCILLSLTGDSEIQFISCNRILQRPAVIA; encoded by the exons ATGGCTAACCTTCTGAGGGGACTCCTGGTATGTTTAGTGGTGGCACAGACCAGTCAGGTCGATG GAAATGGGAGAATGACTGCTCCACCAAGGAGTATGAGGGGATTCTATGATAAATCTAACTACACAAACCAGCAGCTTGATCTTTCCCGCCCCAGCATGGACCCTCACCTGGATGTGGAGCCTGAGGGCTCAGCAGCAGTATACACCACAGGGGCCATCAGCACTTGGATCATACCTTCATCTTACATCCTTACGATCCTGGTGGGAATCCCATCTAATACCTACATTCTGGCGTTCCTCAGAGTCAGACTCACTTCAAAGACGTTATCCACAGTGGTCCTGTACCTGAACCTGGCCCTGTCGGACCTGCTGCTCGTCCTGTCTCTTGCTCTGCGAGTTCACTACCACCTAAGCGGAAACAACTGGATATTTGGTGAAATCTCCTGTCGGCTTATTACAGCTctattttttggaaatgtttactGCTCGGCTCAGACCATCGCGTGCATCAGCTTGAAGCGCTATCTGGCTGTGGTCAAGCCATTTCTGTACAGAAGGATGGCTAAAACCAGCCTGGCAGTGTGGATGTGCGtggttgtgtgttttctgtatgGAGCAGCTGTTGTGCCAGAGCTGCTGGTCAAGCAGAGCTACCACATCCGAAGGCTGGAGATCACGACGTGCCATGATGTACTTCCTCTAGAAGAACCCTCCCATTCGCCGCTGGTGCCATACAAACTGATCCTCGTTTTTCTAGGCTTCTTACTACCGTTCATGGTTTGTATTTACACCCACGTCGCAGTGATTTACCACCTGGAGCAAAGTTCCTGCGACTGGAAACTGTTCATCAGAGTGAGCACTATGGTTTTCATCATCTTCCTGGTGTGTTTTCTCCCCAGTGGCGTTCTGCATGCTGCCCACTACATCCGCCTCTTTTCCAGTGGGGATGACACACTGTATGGATACTATAGATTAGCCGTTTGTCTCTGCTGTTTCCACAGTTGCCTGGATCCCTTCCTGTGCATACTCCTTTCCTTGACAGGAGACTCAGAGATACAATTCATCTCTTGTAATAGGATACTACAGAGGCCAGCAGTTATAGCATAA
- the f2rl2 gene encoding proteinase-activated receptor 3 isoform X2, which translates to MANLLRGLLVCLVVAQTSQVDGNGRMTAPPRSMRGFYDKSNYTNQQLDLSRPSMDPHLDVEPEGSAAVYTTGAISTWIIPSSYILTILVGIPSNTYILAFLRVRLTSKTLSTVVLYLNLALSDLLLVLSLALRVHYHLSGNNWIFGEISCRLITALFFGNVYCSAQTIACISLKRYLAVVKPFLYRRMAKTSLAVWMCVVVCFLYGAAVVPELLVKQSYHIRRLEITTCHDVLPLEEPSHSPLVPYKLILVFLGFLLPFMWRSACCPLHPPLFQWG; encoded by the exons ATGGCTAACCTTCTGAGGGGACTCCTGGTATGTTTAGTGGTGGCACAGACCAGTCAGGTCGATG GAAATGGGAGAATGACTGCTCCACCAAGGAGTATGAGGGGATTCTATGATAAATCTAACTACACAAACCAGCAGCTTGATCTTTCCCGCCCCAGCATGGACCCTCACCTGGATGTGGAGCCTGAGGGCTCAGCAGCAGTATACACCACAGGGGCCATCAGCACTTGGATCATACCTTCATCTTACATCCTTACGATCCTGGTGGGAATCCCATCTAATACCTACATTCTGGCGTTCCTCAGAGTCAGACTCACTTCAAAGACGTTATCCACAGTGGTCCTGTACCTGAACCTGGCCCTGTCGGACCTGCTGCTCGTCCTGTCTCTTGCTCTGCGAGTTCACTACCACCTAAGCGGAAACAACTGGATATTTGGTGAAATCTCCTGTCGGCTTATTACAGCTctattttttggaaatgtttactGCTCGGCTCAGACCATCGCGTGCATCAGCTTGAAGCGCTATCTGGCTGTGGTCAAGCCATTTCTGTACAGAAGGATGGCTAAAACCAGCCTGGCAGTGTGGATGTGCGtggttgtgtgttttctgtatgGAGCAGCTGTTGTGCCAGAGCTGCTGGTCAAGCAGAGCTACCACATCCGAAGGCTGGAGATCACGACGTGCCATGATGTACTTCCTCTAGAAGAACCCTCCCATTCGCCGCTGGTGCCATACAAACTGATCCTCGTTTTTCTAGGCTTCTTACTACCGTTCATG TGGCGTTCTGCATGCTGCCCACTACATCCGCCTCTTTTCCAGTGGGGATGA
- the f2r gene encoding proteinase-activated receptor 1, giving the protein MYSNSMFPLAFGLLVLSLSRSSAHSSENGSMLLPRTFSGRFVLVTEEPMEYIDLSALDSLSDDDGSGSETEQKPFKKHDQHHRLQKHLVISEEAKEFLQGHLATAFVPTVYILVFITSVPLNLLAVVMFVHRIRPRKPAVIYMLNLACADLLFGLLLPFKIAYHYNGNNWIYGSFMCRVVTAAFHCNMYCSVLLVLCISVDRFLAVVYPMNSLMWRSPQTAAAVCAAMWLLSLGGVSPLLISEQTLYLPDLGITTCHDVQDVETLQSYYVYFFPVYSSIFFFIPLAFTTVCYVRIVQALAAANLENRSKKTRAIVMTVVVLLVFVVCFAPTNIILMIHYVQISHTSSDGSYQAYLLSVCIGSLSCCLDPLLYYYGSSQCQKQVAAVLRCSPLAPAGSSMDARSTQSSGSSGRPCKMEGMYSGHYNKLVA; this is encoded by the exons ATGTACAGCAACAGCATGTTCCCTCTAGCATTCGGCTTGCTGGTTTTGTCTTTAAGTCGAAGCTCGGCACACTCCTCAGAAAATG GCTCCATGTTGCTACCTCGGACTTTCTCAGGGCGCTTTGTCCTGGTGACTGAAGAACCCATGGAATACATTGACCTGTCTGCGTTGGACAGTTTGAGCGACGATGACGGCTCAGGTTCTGAGACGGAGCAGAAGCCGTTCAAGAAACACGACCAGCACCATCGCTTGCAAAAGCACCTTGTCATCTCTGAGGAGGCCAAAGAGTTTCTCCAGGGTCACCTCGCGACAGCATTTGTCCCCACTGTTTACATCCTGGTCTTCATCACTAGCGTGCCTCTCAACCTTCTGGCCGTGGTGATGTTTGTCCACCGAATCCGTCCCAGAAAGCCTGCAGTGATCTACATGCTGAACCTGGCTTGTGCTGACCTTCTGTTTGGCCTGCTCCTCCCCTTTAAAATCGCTTACCATTATAATGGCAACAACTGGATCTACGGGTCCTTCATGTGCAGGGTGGTGACAGCAGCTTTCCACTGCAACATGTACTGCTCCGTGCTGCTCGTCTTGTGCATCAGTGTGGACCGGTTCCTGGCCGTGGTTTACCCCATGAACTCCCTGATGTGGCGGAGCCCTCAGACGGCTGCAGCTGTCTGTGCAGCCATGTGGCTCCTCTCCCTGGGAGGAGTGTCCCCCCTACTGATCTCAGAGCAGACACTATATTTACCAGACCTTGGGATTACCACCTGTCATGATGTGCAGGATGTGGAAACCCTGCAATCCTACTATGTCTACTTCTTCCCTGTATactcctccatcttcttcttcataCCTCTCGCCTTCACTACTGTCTGCTATGTTCGGATCGTTCAGGCTCTGGCGGCAGCCAACTTGGAGAACCGCTCCAAGAAGACGCGGGCGATCGTGATGACTGTGGTGGTGCTGCTTGTGTTCGTGGTCTGCTTCGCTCCCACAAACATCATCCTGATGATTCACTATGTTCAGATCAGCCACACATCCAGTGACGGTTCTTATCAGGCGTACCTGCTCTCTGTGTGCATAGGCAGCCTCAGCTGCTGCCTGGATCCTCTCCTCTACTACTACGGCTCCTCTCAGTGCCAGAAGCAGGTGGCTGCAGTGCTTAGGTGCTCACCACTGGCACCAGCAGGGAGCAGCATGGACGCACGCAGCACTCAATCGAGTGGATCAAGCGGCAGACCCTGCAAGATGGAAGGCATGTATAGTGGTCATTATAACAAGCTGGTGGCTTAA
- the LOC122827835 gene encoding uncharacterized protein LOC122827835, whose product MQQPPPPLFLALTQQGLFFFFFSSESLEGNESTSEGFCCRMSNICCLTMALSVVGFLLTLVSLSAASAPDCQELVQPYMPEEPEQLFGKWIYVMGAGDPVTYHKALEYMKSSWIELQPTSDNLTVALRWGDYCFQRCIFGRVNATVSGLTATFRKNLSDHKGHLLQTCSDCLLWTDTFRNVDITGRYIMQFTRTGKMHPTDVEHFRKQAKCLNFPENFHSYDTTAELCPDKETKI is encoded by the exons ATGCAACAACCCCCTCCTCCCTTGTTTTTAGCACTTACACAacaaggtcttttttttttttttttttcgtctgaAAGCTTGGAGGGAAATGAGTCGACATCAGAAGGTTTCTGTTGCAGGATGAGTAACATCTGCTGTCTGACCATGGCTCTGTCTGTCGTCGGCTTTCTGCTGACCCTGGTTTCACTGAGTGCAGCGTCTGCTCCGGACTGCCAGGAGCTGGTCCAGCCTTACATGCCAGAGGAGCCAGAACAG TTATTTGGAAAATGGATTTATGTGATGGGAGCAGGCGATCCAGTGACATACCACAAAGCACTGGAGTACATGAAAAGTTCTTGGATTGAGCTGCAGCCCACCTCTGACAACCTGACTGTGGCCCTGCGATGGGGTGATTACTGCTT TCAGCGGTGCATCTTTGGAAGAGTAAATGCAACCGTCTCTGGACTCACAGCCACATTTCGGA AAAACCTGTCGGACCACAAAGGACACCTCCTGCAGACTTGTTCTGACTGCCTGCTGTGGACAGACACTTTTCGTAACGTGGACATCACAGGCAGATACATCATGCAGTTTA CAAGGACAGGAAAAATGCATCCCACAGATGTAGAACATTTTAGGAAGCAAGCAAAGTGTCTGAACTTCCCAGAGAACTTTCACAGCTACGACACCACAGCAG AATTGTGTCCGGACAAAGAAACGAAAATTTGA
- the LOC122827836 gene encoding uncharacterized protein LOC122827836 — MAAQLVVALLAFTSLSAAASEPDCKELVKPLVLDSHSPIYGKWVLHVGSWDKHDLKTDLLSVHSSWVELSPTSDSGVISLYWADRLSEEKCLQGAANVSILGITSHTTFLINGHTSYHDGKYYETCSDCLLSEDTTLLPDGKSKGRYLFLFTRTGALEPSELETFKKQAECLGFLPEYHFVSTDLCPDDRGEGTSPAVRKIETDQAENQPAED; from the exons ATGGCTGCACAGCTGGTTGTAGCTCTGCTGGCTTTCACCTCCCTGAGCGCCGCCGCGTCCGAGCCGGACTGCAAGGAGCTGGTGAAGCCTCTGGTGCTGGACAGCCACAGCCCT ATCTATGGAAAGTGGGTGCTCCACGTCGGCTCCTGGGACAAGCACGACCTGAAGACCGACCTGCTGTCGGTGCACAGCTCCTGGGTGGAACTGTCCCCCACCTCCGACAGCGGAGTCATCTCCCTCTACTGGGCCGACCGTCT TAGTGAAGAGAAGTGCCTTCAGGGTGCAGCAAATGTCTCCATATTGGGAATAACAAGTCACACCActt TTCTAATCAATGGTCACACTTCCTATCATGATGGGAAGTATTATGAGACGTGCAGCGACTGCCTCCTGTCTGAGGACACCACCCTACTGCCTGATGGGAAATCAAAAGGCCGATacctgtttctgttca CACGCACTGGAGCTCTGGAGCCGTCTGAGCTGGAAACCTTCAAAAAGCAAGCAGAATGTCTTGGATTTCTCCCAGAGTATCACTTCGTAAGCACAG atctGTGTCCAGATGACAGGGGGGAGGGAACATCACCCGCTGTTAGGAAAATAGAGACGGATCAAGCCGAGAATCAGCCAGCTGAGGATTAA
- the LOC122827838 gene encoding uncharacterized protein LOC122827838 has translation MFVPFCFALLALSSLTAASDPGCDELIKPLEDRSKIYGKWVLHAGASDSEQNLNAKKIVNSSWIKLATIPDSDEFSLQYMDKIEGKCVCGALNSSTSGNTTKVIFYYNSTTYEHIGHFLETCADCILWVDDAVAEVNGETRKSKNLYIFTKTGKLDASDLEVFKKQAKCLKLLPDFYFLETTDLCLEEREPTTAPTEGNTEEQ, from the exons ATGTTTGTTCCGTTTTGCTTCGCTTTGCTGGCTCTCTCCTCTCTGACTGCCGCGTCTGATCCAGGCTGTGATGAACTGATAAAACCTCTGGAGGACCGAAGCAAG ATTTATGGAAAATGGGTTTTGCATGCCGGAGCGTCAGACAGCGAACAGAACCTGAATGCAAAAAAGATTGTGAACAGCTCCTGGATTAAACTCGCCACCATACCTGACAGCGATGAATTCAGTCTGCAGTACATGGACAAAAT tgaaggaaaatgtgtttgtgggGCCCTTAACTCCAGCACTTCAGGAAACACGACCAAGGTGATCT TTTACTATAACTCCACCACATATGAGCATATCGGGCACTTTTTGGAGACGTGCGCCGACTGCATCCTGTGGGTAGACGACGCGGTGGCCGAGGTGAACGGGGAgacaagaaaaagcaaaaacctcTACATCTTCA CAAAGACAGGGAAACTGGACGCCTCTGATCTTGAGGTTTTCAAGAAACAGGCGAAGTGTCTGAAGCTCTTACCTGATTTCTATTTTCTGGAAACTACTG ACCTTTGTCTTGAGGAAAGGGAACCTACCACTGCACCTACGGAGGGAAATACAGAAGAACAATAG